The following DNA comes from Corallococcus exiguus.
GAGTCGAGCATAAGCCCACGTGCGGGCCTCGTCTCCAAAACGCACCAACCGTGGGGGTCGGCAAGCGTGGAAACGCGCCGGATTTTCACTCTCAGCCCAGGTCGCGTCCTCCGCGGAGGATGCTACAGGATGGATGCATGTCCGCCCGTTCCGCGCTCGCTGCCCTCGTGCTCCTCGCTGTCCCGGCCTCTGGCCGCGCCGCGTCCGGCGATGACTGGTTTGGCAGCGACAAGCCCAAACACTTCGCGGCGTGCGCGGCGGCCACGGGCGTGGGCTACGGGGCCGGCGCCGTCCTCTTCGATTCACCGGGCGCGCGTGCGCTCACTGGCGTGGGACTGGGATTGGGCGTGGGGTTGGGCAAGGAGGTGTACGACAAGGCTCGCGGCAGCGTCTTCTCCGTGAAGGACCTGGCGTGGGACACCGCCGGCACCGCGACGGGGCTACTGGCCTCGTTCCTCGTGGACCGGTTCATCACCGAGGTGCTCCTGCCCCCCCGGAGCGTCGCCGTCGCCGGGCGTGGCGGCGGGAGCGTCCGGGCGCGCGCGGCGCTCCACGAACTTCAGCAGCAGGTCGCGCTGCAGCCGGGGCTCCACCAGCAGCAGGCGGCCTTCGGGATCATCGGAGTCGGAGACGAGCACGGTGACCTGCCGACGCGGGCACTGGTTCATGCATCCGGTGGGCGTGACGCGCACCTGACCGGTGAGGCCCTTCTCGGCCAGCTCCCCCTGGAGCCAGCGCGGCAGGTCCTGCCCTCCGCTCCGGGCGCTCTTCGTCAGGCACTTGCGGCAGACGAGCACGTCCACCTCCCGCCCCTTGCCGCCCGTGTCTCCATCCTGCATCCGCCGTCCTCCGTGGCGCCCCGCTTCCTGGCGGATGCGCCACTGCGTGTAACCGAGACCTTGAAGAAGAGGTAGCGGCGCGGGGATTGTTCCGCAGAAGGCTCGGGCCGCGTCCGCCGGGCCGCCGTCCGGGCAGGCGCTGCCAGACTGATGGAATGGGAAAGCCCGCGCCGTGGGTGCGACGTTCTGTCGCGACGCCAGCCGCCCGGAGCACTGGTACGGTGCGCTCCGCGCCGCATCCGGGAGGCTCTTCACATGACGCGAAATCGATTGCTGCTCGGGTTCACCCTGTCTGTGATGGGAACGGGCTTGTTCGCCGGTTGTGAGCGCTCCCCAGACAAGGCTCCGGAGGCGAAGCCGGCCGCGCCCGCTCCCGTGGCGGAGCAGGCTCCGAAGCCCACGGCACCGGATGCCGCGGCGGTGGCGAAGCTGGCGTCGCACTTCTTCCAGGCGCCTCGCAACCAGGCGCCGCTGCCCGACGACACCGCGGAGCAGGTGGCCCTGGGGCGCATGCTCTTCCACGAGCCCCGCCTGTCGAAGAACCACGACGTGTCCTGCAACAGCTGCCACGGACTCGACACCTTCGGCGTGGACAACAAGGCGTTGTCGGAAGGTCACAAGAAGCAGAAGGGCAGCCGCAACTCGCCCACCGTCTACAACGCGGCCCATTACATCGCGCAGTTCTGGGACGGCCGCGCCGCCACGCTGGAGGCCCAGGCGGAAGGGCCGATGATGAACCCGGTGGAGATGGCCATGCCGGACGCGAAGCGCGTCGAGGCCACGCTGTCCTCCATCCCTGAATACAGCACGCGCTTCCGCACCGCCTTCCCCAAGGGGGGCAAGCCCGTCACGCTGGCCAACGCCGCCCGGGCGCTGGCCGCCTTCGAGCGCACGCTCACCACGCCGTCGCGCTTCGACCGCTTCCTCGCGGGGGAGCACGTGGCCCTGAGCGCGCAGGAGCAGCGCGGCCTGGAGGCCTTCGTCACCACCGGCTGCACCACGTGCCACAACGGCCCGGCGGTGGGCGGCTCTTCGTTCCAGAAGCTGGGGCTGGTGGAGGCGTACCCGGCCCTCACGGACGCGGGCCGCTTCGACGCGACGAAGAACG
Coding sequences within:
- a CDS encoding cytochrome-c peroxidase, whose protein sequence is MTRNRLLLGFTLSVMGTGLFAGCERSPDKAPEAKPAAPAPVAEQAPKPTAPDAAAVAKLASHFFQAPRNQAPLPDDTAEQVALGRMLFHEPRLSKNHDVSCNSCHGLDTFGVDNKALSEGHKKQKGSRNSPTVYNAAHYIAQFWDGRAATLEAQAEGPMMNPVEMAMPDAKRVEATLSSIPEYSTRFRTAFPKGGKPVTLANAARALAAFERTLTTPSRFDRFLAGEHVALSAQEQRGLEAFVTTGCTTCHNGPAVGGSSFQKLGLVEAYPALTDAGRFDATKNEDDRGYFRVPTLRNVEMTGPYLHDGSVKDLPTMVRLMGRYQLGRTLKDGEVDDLVAFLKSLTGELPPTERISAPPLPPSTKRTPKPDPS